One region of Exiguobacterium acetylicum genomic DNA includes:
- the dinG gene encoding ATP-dependent DNA helicase DinG, producing MKKKYVVVDLETTGHSIKAGDEMIEIGMAVIEDGQLTEQLSAFVRPTQPIPPFISQLTGITDEDVKEAETFDVIAPRVLSLLDGGVFVAHNVQFDLNFLNDALEEEGYLPYTGPVIDTVELARILLPTAESHALSHLSESLHLAHQEAHRAGSDASATAELLLELLKRLHTLPLETLKHLRRLSPRLFSAIEEEIDHAIRLVGIEEDSQFDRFRKIALKKRQTIERLTHPPVLEPFGPFVDELNAVTFPRLFEGYEERRGQLEMMRHVYQSLDQETPLLVEAGTGTGKSLGYLVPAAHYALEHEVPIVVSTHTIQLQEQLFARDLPLLRQLFDAPVQIALLKGRSNYIDLRKFEFFLNDQEDAYNFTLAKAILLVWLTETETGDLEEVSLPGGAAQGNIGIKQLIQSDSQSQLGRFDPWYSRDFFQHAIRQAKDATIIVTNHALLFSDLQFEAGVLPKGSPLILDEAHQIEEVASHHFGLVFDGHTFDRLFRQLGYSSDKKLLHRLLDLSEEWDIAEMVEAHSETVDEALTTLLEEADGLLMIIQAYGLELASRKARREGMVSIRFKRLDRSMRAVQESAKRVELVLRRLRQAIRAIHKLFHEHREQMSYRERSLVADLKAITSQIEEAELAIFETMLAPHDETVSWIETSVKNRKLTRVYTQPIDISERLRRDVFSKRTCILTSATLTVSNKFQFIENRLGLDAFETRRFVVPSPFGYADNVRLMIPTDLPLLQDVPLPEFAETIAEAILQIAEVTEGRMLVLFTSNDLLRLTHEATKPLLPDRFTLLSQGVTQGSRQRLMKQFKQLDACILFGTASFWEGVDIPGDDLSCLVIVRLPFAPPDQPIVQARSERIEKLGKSSFFEYSLPQAIIRFKQGFGRLIRTTNDRGVVFVLDRRIETTRYGKRFVTSLPKVPVLSKPLDELTAELELFLNDGD from the coding sequence TTGAAGAAAAAGTACGTCGTAGTCGACCTGGAAACGACAGGTCATTCCATAAAGGCTGGCGATGAGATGATTGAGATCGGCATGGCGGTCATTGAAGATGGACAGTTGACAGAACAATTGTCTGCCTTCGTGCGTCCGACCCAACCGATTCCTCCATTCATTTCCCAGTTGACGGGCATCACGGATGAGGATGTCAAAGAGGCCGAGACATTCGATGTCATCGCACCGCGTGTCTTATCATTGCTCGACGGTGGTGTCTTCGTCGCACATAATGTGCAGTTCGATTTAAACTTCTTAAACGATGCGTTAGAAGAGGAAGGATACTTGCCATACACAGGTCCTGTCATTGATACAGTCGAACTCGCACGAATCTTGCTTCCGACAGCAGAAAGCCACGCGCTGTCGCATCTGTCAGAGTCATTACACCTCGCCCATCAAGAAGCGCACCGGGCAGGGAGTGACGCTTCGGCGACGGCTGAATTGTTGCTTGAACTACTCAAACGACTACATACGTTGCCGCTTGAGACATTGAAGCACTTAAGACGGTTATCACCGCGCCTGTTCAGTGCCATCGAAGAGGAAATCGACCATGCGATTCGTTTAGTCGGCATCGAGGAGGATTCACAGTTTGATCGTTTTCGAAAAATCGCTTTGAAAAAGCGTCAGACGATCGAACGCTTAACACATCCGCCCGTTCTAGAACCGTTCGGACCATTCGTTGATGAATTGAATGCCGTGACGTTCCCTCGTCTATTCGAAGGATATGAAGAGCGACGTGGGCAGCTCGAGATGATGCGTCATGTCTATCAATCGCTCGATCAAGAAACCCCGTTACTCGTCGAAGCGGGAACGGGAACCGGGAAATCGCTCGGTTATCTTGTTCCGGCAGCGCATTACGCGCTCGAACATGAAGTCCCGATTGTCGTCAGTACGCACACGATTCAATTACAGGAGCAACTGTTCGCGCGTGATTTACCGCTCTTGCGTCAGCTGTTCGATGCGCCGGTCCAGATTGCATTGCTTAAGGGACGAAGTAACTATATTGATTTACGGAAGTTCGAATTTTTCTTGAATGATCAAGAGGATGCTTATAACTTCACGCTCGCAAAAGCGATTCTGCTCGTCTGGTTGACGGAGACGGAAACAGGAGATTTAGAAGAAGTCAGCTTACCAGGCGGTGCAGCGCAAGGCAATATCGGCATCAAACAGTTGATCCAGTCTGATAGCCAATCGCAGCTCGGACGATTTGATCCGTGGTACAGCCGAGATTTTTTCCAACATGCGATTCGCCAAGCAAAGGATGCGACGATCATCGTCACGAACCATGCCTTGTTGTTTAGTGACCTGCAGTTCGAAGCAGGGGTCTTGCCGAAAGGAAGTCCATTGATTCTTGACGAGGCACACCAAATCGAAGAAGTCGCGAGCCATCATTTTGGTCTCGTCTTTGATGGACATACGTTTGATCGTCTGTTCCGACAACTCGGGTATTCGTCCGATAAAAAATTATTACACCGCTTGCTTGATCTGTCGGAAGAATGGGACATCGCCGAGATGGTCGAAGCCCATAGTGAGACGGTCGATGAGGCGTTGACGACGTTGCTCGAAGAGGCAGACGGTCTATTGATGATCATTCAAGCATACGGGCTTGAACTGGCTTCCCGCAAAGCACGACGGGAAGGAATGGTCAGCATTCGCTTCAAGCGACTCGACCGTTCGATGCGTGCCGTTCAGGAAAGTGCCAAGCGGGTTGAATTGGTGTTGCGGCGTTTGCGTCAAGCAATCCGGGCGATCCATAAACTGTTCCATGAACACCGGGAGCAGATGAGTTATCGCGAACGTTCACTCGTCGCAGATTTAAAAGCGATCACGTCACAAATCGAAGAAGCGGAGCTCGCCATCTTCGAGACGATGCTTGCCCCGCACGATGAGACAGTATCTTGGATCGAGACGTCTGTTAAGAATCGAAAACTGACGCGGGTCTACACACAACCAATCGACATTTCAGAGCGACTGCGACGGGACGTCTTTTCGAAACGGACGTGTATCCTGACGTCTGCGACGCTGACTGTCTCGAACAAGTTCCAGTTCATTGAGAACCGTTTAGGGCTCGATGCGTTTGAGACACGTCGTTTCGTCGTTCCGTCGCCGTTCGGATATGCCGATAACGTGCGATTGATGATTCCGACGGATCTTCCACTCCTACAGGATGTACCATTGCCGGAATTTGCAGAGACGATTGCGGAAGCCATCTTACAAATTGCAGAGGTGACGGAAGGACGGATGCTCGTCTTATTTACCTCAAATGATTTACTTCGACTGACGCATGAAGCGACGAAACCGTTGTTACCTGACCGATTTACGTTACTCTCGCAAGGGGTCACGCAAGGTTCACGGCAACGACTGATGAAACAGTTTAAGCAACTTGACGCCTGTATCTTGTTCGGGACGGCTAGCTTTTGGGAAGGAGTCGATATCCCAGGAGATGATCTCAGTTGTCTTGTCATCGTCCGACTACCGTTCGCGCCACCGGACCAACCAATCGTTCAGGCACGCTCGGAACGGATCGAAAAACTCGGGAAATCATCATTTTTCGAATACAGCTTACCGCAAGCAATCATTCGCTTTAAGCAAGGCTTTGGTCGCTTGATCCGGACGACGAACGACCGAGGTGTTGTCTTCGTGCTCGATCGGCGGATTGAGACAACGCGTTATGGAAAACGGTTCGTCACGAGTCTGCCGAAAGTGCCTGTTTTATCAAAACCGCTTGATGAACTGACAGCAGAACTAGAATTGTTCTTGAATGATGGCGATTGA
- the panD gene encoding aspartate 1-decarboxylase has product MLRTFMHAKLHKARVTEANLHYVGSITIDEDLLDAVGILENEKVQVTNNQNGARIETYAIKGARGSGVICLNGAAARHFQVGDEVIIMAYAQLSTEEIATHVPKVAVLNEQNDIKQMLSQEIAHTIL; this is encoded by the coding sequence ATGTTACGCACATTCATGCACGCTAAACTACACAAAGCCCGGGTCACCGAGGCAAACTTACACTATGTTGGTTCGATTACGATCGATGAAGATTTACTCGATGCTGTCGGGATTCTTGAAAATGAAAAAGTCCAAGTAACGAACAATCAGAACGGTGCACGGATTGAAACGTATGCGATTAAAGGTGCTCGCGGTTCAGGTGTCATCTGTTTGAATGGTGCGGCAGCTCGCCATTTCCAAGTCGGAGATGAGGTCATCATCATGGCGTACGCGCAACTATCGACGGAAGAAATCGCGACACATGTTCCAAAAGTGGCTGTTCTAAATGAACAGAACGACATCAAACAAATGTTGTCTCAAGAAATCGCCCACACGATCTTATGA
- a CDS encoding DUF1405 domain-containing protein, with product MKRLQGILTLLRHKAVLWIVGLINLAGTLYGYYWYEPQLSTSKWYYYPFIPDSPTASLFFTIIVFLWIFGRRSRLFEALAFVTLIKYGVWAVVMNALMLNQLGTEDSFLTAMALMLMVSHGAMAFQALLYSPLMTFRVKELVLVAIWVIHNDVVDYVLGQWPRYPALAEHIQWIGYGSFWLTGLCLLMGYLLVARDSIDNKIT from the coding sequence GTGAAACGATTGCAAGGTATTTTGACATTACTCCGACATAAAGCAGTACTCTGGATCGTTGGTTTAATCAACTTAGCAGGTACTTTATACGGTTATTACTGGTATGAACCACAACTTTCGACGTCGAAGTGGTATTACTATCCGTTCATTCCGGATAGCCCGACAGCATCCCTCTTCTTTACGATTATTGTCTTTCTCTGGATTTTCGGACGACGTTCCCGACTATTTGAAGCGCTCGCGTTCGTGACATTGATTAAATATGGCGTCTGGGCAGTCGTCATGAATGCGTTGATGTTGAATCAACTCGGAACGGAGGATTCGTTCTTAACGGCGATGGCACTGATGTTGATGGTATCGCATGGAGCGATGGCGTTCCAGGCGTTGTTATACAGTCCGCTGATGACGTTTCGCGTCAAGGAACTCGTCCTCGTCGCCATCTGGGTCATTCACAACGATGTCGTCGATTACGTCCTTGGACAGTGGCCGCGTTACCCAGCGCTTGCGGAGCATATCCAGTGGATCGGCTACGGCTCCTTCTGGTTGACCGGATTATGTCTTTTGATGGGATATCTGCTCGTCGCGCGCGATTCAATTGACAATAAGATCACTTGA
- the bshA gene encoding N-acetyl-alpha-D-glucosaminyl L-malate synthase BshA, whose product MKKAIGILCYPSVGGSGVVATELGMKLADRGHDVHFITSSMPFRLTEYRPNITVHLVEVNQYSVFKYPPYDITLASKVAEIIDLFDLDVIHAHYAVPHAVCADLGRNMAKKKGVAVVTTLHGTDITVIGQDLEMQPAIRYGIERSDAVTAVSESLALETNATLNAHYDIDVIANSIDESVYYPMRDERLKRHYGIEADEVVVIHISNFRPVKRIDDTLAAFAIAAKDRKMRLLLVGDGPEMGQTRRRAKELGIYDKVIFAGKQEHVAQLLAISDIHVLLSEKEAFGLVVLEAMAIGVPSVVSTAGGLPEVIQDGVTGYIVPTYDVKMAAARIGELADDPMLRERMAEEGIRDTRRRFDSNEIVRRYEQVYERVCARHELA is encoded by the coding sequence ATGAAAAAAGCAATTGGGATTCTTTGTTATCCATCCGTCGGCGGGAGTGGGGTCGTCGCGACGGAACTCGGTATGAAACTTGCGGACCGTGGCCATGACGTCCATTTCATTACGTCGAGCATGCCGTTTCGTCTGACGGAATATCGGCCAAACATCACGGTCCACTTGGTTGAAGTCAACCAGTATTCCGTTTTTAAATATCCACCATACGACATTACGTTAGCGTCAAAAGTCGCAGAAATCATCGATTTATTTGATCTTGATGTCATCCATGCCCATTACGCCGTTCCGCACGCGGTCTGTGCAGATCTCGGGCGAAACATGGCTAAGAAAAAAGGCGTCGCCGTCGTGACGACGTTACACGGAACGGACATCACCGTCATCGGGCAAGACTTAGAGATGCAACCGGCCATTCGGTACGGCATCGAACGATCAGACGCGGTCACGGCCGTCTCCGAGAGTCTAGCGCTTGAGACGAATGCGACGCTCAATGCACACTACGACATCGATGTCATTGCGAACTCGATTGATGAGAGTGTCTATTATCCGATGCGGGATGAACGCTTAAAGCGGCATTACGGCATCGAAGCAGACGAAGTCGTCGTCATTCATATCTCGAACTTCCGACCGGTCAAACGAATCGATGATACGCTTGCAGCGTTCGCTATTGCAGCGAAAGACCGGAAGATGCGTCTGTTGCTCGTCGGGGATGGTCCAGAGATGGGACAAACGAGACGTCGCGCAAAGGAACTCGGCATTTACGACAAAGTGATCTTTGCCGGTAAACAGGAACACGTCGCGCAATTGCTCGCCATTAGTGATATTCATGTCCTGTTGTCAGAAAAAGAAGCGTTCGGGCTCGTCGTCCTTGAGGCGATGGCAATTGGGGTCCCGAGTGTCGTCTCGACAGCAGGTGGCTTACCGGAAGTCATACAGGACGGTGTCACCGGATATATCGTTCCAACTTACGATGTCAAAATGGCTGCGGCACGAATCGGTGAACTCGCAGATGATCCGATGTTACGGGAACGGATGGCAGAAGAGGGCATTCGCGACACGCGTCGACGTTTTGATTCGAATGAGATCGTTCGTCGTTATGAACAAGTCTATGAACGGGTGTGTGCGCGTCATGAACTTGCTTGA
- a CDS encoding CCA tRNA nucleotidyltransferase, with protein MNLLEGAHHIIQTIEEAGGEAYIVGGAVRDMLLDRTPGDYDLASSMLPEQIINLFPVVIPTGLEHGTVTVVLNHVPYEITTFRSEATYSDRRRPDAVTLGVSLEEDLTRRDFTINAMALRPTGRVDLFGGAHDIEERIIRTVGEPAERFNEDALRMMRAFRFMSQLDFSLDEATEQAIVKLAPHLAAVAIERIAIEFEKLLLGPGKQQALQAMLRTGIERYLPGMTSEIVKGLAQQSFQGVSKDAVWTLVLDAGLAKDQLTRWKRSKHQVQLATRLTPLLYRPLQDWDRYQLSDEELMILREMTGTDYPDRSDLPIRSRKELAVDGKDMIRLGLQKQQIKEALLHLEYSVVTRACPNDRVTLLREVERWRTQSENKS; from the coding sequence ATGAACTTGCTTGAAGGGGCACATCATATCATCCAGACAATCGAGGAGGCCGGTGGTGAAGCGTATATCGTCGGTGGTGCCGTTCGTGATATGTTGCTCGATCGGACACCGGGAGACTATGATTTAGCGAGCTCGATGTTACCGGAACAGATCATCAACTTATTCCCTGTCGTCATTCCGACAGGACTCGAGCATGGAACCGTGACGGTCGTTCTTAACCACGTGCCGTACGAGATCACGACGTTCCGCTCAGAAGCAACGTACAGCGATCGCCGGAGACCGGATGCGGTGACGCTTGGCGTTAGTTTAGAAGAGGATTTAACACGGCGTGACTTTACAATCAACGCGATGGCACTCAGACCAACGGGTCGCGTCGATCTGTTCGGAGGAGCGCATGACATTGAAGAGCGAATCATCCGGACGGTCGGCGAACCAGCTGAACGTTTTAATGAAGATGCGCTTCGGATGATGCGGGCGTTCCGCTTCATGAGCCAACTGGATTTCTCGCTTGACGAGGCAACTGAACAAGCAATCGTTAAACTCGCTCCGCATCTAGCGGCCGTTGCGATTGAGCGGATCGCAATCGAGTTCGAGAAGCTCTTACTTGGTCCTGGAAAACAGCAGGCGTTACAGGCGATGCTCCGGACAGGAATCGAACGCTACCTCCCCGGTATGACTTCAGAAATCGTCAAAGGACTCGCGCAGCAGTCGTTTCAGGGTGTCTCAAAAGATGCCGTCTGGACACTCGTACTCGATGCCGGTCTTGCGAAAGATCAATTGACGCGCTGGAAACGATCGAAACATCAAGTGCAGCTCGCAACGCGTTTAACACCTCTGTTATACCGACCATTACAAGACTGGGATCGTTATCAGTTGTCGGACGAGGAACTGATGATCCTTCGGGAAATGACCGGAACGGATTATCCAGATCGATCAGACTTACCGATTCGCAGTCGTAAAGAGCTCGCTGTCGACGGAAAAGACATGATCCGCCTCGGTCTTCAAAAACAACAGATCAAGGAAGCACTTTTGCATTTGGAATACAGTGTCGTCACGCGTGCTTGCCCAAACGACCGCGTGACATTACTGAGGGAGGTAGAGCGATGGCGCACTCAGTCCGAGAACAAATCTTGA
- a CDS encoding biotin--[acetyl-CoA-carboxylase] ligase, whose translation MAHSVREQILIALRQRTWYSGQELAETLNISRTAIWKHMQTLKEEGYQIISNKKQGYQLVDEGDLLTPIAIEQWLTTARLGRHILHFEELDTTQRIAHEQAQQQAQEGTLVVCDHQTNGRGQLGRTWHEAKNEGIAMSLLVRPDVPMHQAGQLTLVAGIALAQSLRTFDVPVTIKWPNDILINGRKVAGILTEMQTEADRISSVIIGIGINVHHEQFPEGIKDRATSLVRESGRTFRRAEVVATFLNRFERLYTQWLELGFGAFVSEWETLADRLHEQVTLRTRQMTASGTLLGIDETGTIRIETETGETRFHSAELIYWEKE comes from the coding sequence ATGGCGCACTCAGTCCGAGAACAAATCTTGATCGCACTTCGTCAGCGGACGTGGTACTCCGGACAGGAATTAGCAGAGACATTAAATATTTCACGTACCGCTATTTGGAAACATATGCAAACCTTAAAGGAAGAAGGATACCAAATCATCTCGAATAAAAAACAAGGCTATCAATTAGTCGATGAAGGCGATTTGCTGACGCCGATTGCCATTGAACAATGGTTAACGACAGCGCGTCTTGGTCGCCACATCCTTCATTTCGAAGAACTGGACACGACGCAGCGGATTGCACATGAGCAAGCGCAACAGCAAGCGCAGGAAGGAACACTCGTCGTATGCGATCACCAGACGAATGGACGCGGACAGCTAGGGAGAACGTGGCATGAAGCGAAAAATGAAGGCATCGCAATGAGTCTACTCGTCCGACCGGATGTACCGATGCACCAAGCAGGTCAATTAACGCTCGTAGCAGGTATTGCACTTGCCCAGTCTCTCCGGACATTCGATGTTCCGGTTACCATTAAATGGCCGAACGATATCTTGATCAACGGTCGTAAGGTGGCAGGCATTTTGACGGAAATGCAGACCGAGGCGGACCGAATCAGTTCAGTCATCATTGGCATCGGGATCAATGTGCATCACGAGCAGTTTCCGGAAGGGATCAAAGATCGTGCTACCTCGCTCGTCCGAGAATCAGGAAGAACTTTCCGACGTGCGGAGGTCGTCGCGACTTTTTTGAATCGATTTGAACGACTATACACACAGTGGCTCGAGCTAGGGTTCGGAGCTTTCGTCTCCGAGTGGGAAACACTCGCAGATCGCTTACATGAACAAGTGACGCTACGGACACGTCAGATGACCGCTTCCGGAACATTGCTTGGTATTGACGAGACGGGCACGATTCGGATTGAGACGGAAACGGGGGAGACCCGTTTCCATTCGGCAGAGCTGATTTACTGGGAAAAAGAATGA
- a CDS encoding zinc metallopeptidase, giving the protein MANYLIYLAIIIIVPIWAQMRVRSTYKKYQDVPIQSGVTGAQVADFIMKQNGITNVRLEPIGGTMSDHYDPTNKVVRLSEDVYYGSTVSAVSIAAHEIGHVIQDATDYNMMRVRHRIAPVASITSNLSFPLLLIGLFAGFSGLAMLGVVLMLGAVIFQLVTLPVEFDASNRAMSQLTEHGIIDAEEERGSRRVLNAAAWTYVAATLVAVAEFLRLALLVFNPSSDD; this is encoded by the coding sequence GTGGCAAACTATTTGATCTATCTCGCGATCATCATCATCGTCCCGATCTGGGCTCAGATGCGGGTGCGGAGCACCTATAAAAAATATCAAGATGTTCCGATTCAGAGTGGGGTGACAGGGGCACAGGTCGCAGACTTCATCATGAAGCAGAACGGGATCACGAACGTCCGTCTCGAGCCGATCGGTGGAACGATGTCCGACCATTATGACCCGACGAACAAAGTCGTTCGTTTGTCGGAAGACGTCTATTACGGTTCGACGGTCTCAGCCGTTTCGATTGCAGCGCACGAAATCGGTCACGTCATTCAAGATGCGACGGATTACAATATGATGCGTGTCCGTCACCGGATCGCACCTGTCGCGTCGATTACGTCGAACTTATCGTTCCCACTGTTGTTGATTGGTCTATTTGCCGGTTTCAGTGGTCTTGCGATGCTTGGTGTCGTCTTGATGCTCGGTGCCGTCATCTTCCAACTCGTCACGTTACCGGTTGAGTTTGATGCCTCGAATCGAGCGATGTCGCAGTTGACGGAGCATGGTATCATTGATGCCGAAGAAGAACGTGGTTCACGTCGTGTCTTAAACGCAGCGGCTTGGACGTACGTCGCAGCAACACTCGTTGCTGTCGCCGAGTTCCTTCGTCTCGCACTGCTCGTCTTCAACCCGTCAAGTGATGACTAA
- a CDS encoding YitT family protein — MAPPFQFPIRIQNILWILVGSFIFAFGIYHFNVQNELAEGGFTGITLILKGLFGLSPSITNLVLNVPLFFVSYKILGRTTFVYTLIGTFSFSFWYGLIAKYSPLVIDLRDDMVLAALFAGVFIGVGLGIIFNNGGTTGGVDIIARLTKRYFGWSIGRTFLIFDFFVIVASLTYLDYKQAMYTLLAVYVGARVIDWMQEGTYAGKAAMIISDHRTEIADGIHATMNRGTTRLIAKGGYSGRDLEVLYVVVARNEINRLKTLVKSVDQHAFITLHDVYEVTGEGFTFDENRVPIKET, encoded by the coding sequence ATGGCACCTCCATTCCAATTCCCGATTCGGATCCAGAACATCCTCTGGATTTTAGTCGGATCGTTCATCTTTGCTTTTGGTATTTATCATTTTAACGTTCAAAATGAGTTAGCAGAAGGCGGTTTCACCGGAATCACGCTGATTCTAAAAGGCCTGTTCGGGTTATCTCCATCGATCACGAACTTAGTATTGAATGTCCCACTTTTTTTCGTCAGTTATAAAATTCTTGGTCGGACGACCTTCGTCTACACGTTGATCGGTACATTCAGTTTTTCCTTCTGGTATGGATTGATTGCCAAATATTCACCACTCGTCATCGACCTGCGTGACGATATGGTGCTTGCGGCGCTCTTTGCCGGTGTATTCATCGGCGTTGGTCTTGGTATCATCTTCAACAATGGTGGTACGACTGGTGGCGTCGATATCATCGCGCGTTTGACGAAACGCTACTTCGGTTGGTCGATTGGTCGAACATTCTTGATCTTCGATTTCTTCGTCATCGTCGCATCCTTGACGTATCTCGACTACAAGCAAGCGATGTATACGTTACTTGCCGTATACGTCGGTGCCCGCGTTATCGATTGGATGCAAGAGGGCACGTATGCTGGTAAAGCAGCGATGATCATCAGTGATCACCGGACAGAGATTGCCGACGGTATTCATGCGACGATGAATCGTGGTACGACCCGTCTAATCGCAAAAGGCGGTTACTCCGGACGAGATCTCGAAGTATTGTACGTCGTCGTCGCTCGCAATGAAATCAACCGCTTGAAGACGCTCGTTAAAAGTGTCGACCAGCACGCCTTCATCACATTGCATGATGTCTATGAAGTAACGGGAGAAGGATTCACGTTCGACGAAAATCGAGTCCCGATCAAAGAAACGTAA
- the panC gene encoding pantoate--beta-alanine ligase, which translates to MKIIQDVQTLRECLAGVGSIGFVPTMGFLHEGHASLLKQARQDNDVVVLSIFVNPTQFGPNEDLDRYPRDAERDQKIAEAEGVDYLFYPTNETMYPLDMARVTVRSGDDVLCGASRPGHFDGVLTVVSKLLNVVRPTRAYFGLKDAQQLALIEAYVADYFVPVEIVRCPIIREANGLAKSSRNVYLSETERAQAPGIQQALQQAKQALDQGVPVETVLDRTREALQFEGTTIDYVEAVDYPSLGPVTEQTTTILLAVAVQFASARLIDNLLYTRGA; encoded by the coding sequence ATGAAAATCATCCAGGACGTCCAGACGTTACGCGAATGTTTAGCGGGAGTCGGTTCAATCGGTTTTGTACCGACGATGGGATTCTTGCATGAAGGGCATGCCTCCTTGCTCAAACAAGCACGACAAGACAATGATGTCGTCGTCTTGAGTATTTTCGTCAACCCGACACAATTCGGACCAAACGAAGATTTGGATCGTTATCCACGAGACGCGGAACGAGATCAGAAGATTGCGGAGGCAGAAGGGGTCGATTACCTGTTCTATCCGACGAACGAGACGATGTATCCGCTGGATATGGCCCGTGTTACGGTCCGCTCTGGTGATGATGTCTTATGCGGCGCATCACGACCAGGACATTTTGATGGAGTCTTGACGGTCGTCAGCAAACTATTGAACGTCGTCCGTCCAACCCGTGCATATTTCGGTTTAAAGGATGCACAACAGCTCGCATTGATTGAAGCGTATGTCGCTGATTACTTTGTTCCGGTTGAGATCGTCCGTTGCCCGATCATTCGCGAAGCGAATGGTCTAGCGAAATCGTCACGTAATGTCTATCTATCGGAAACAGAGCGGGCGCAAGCACCGGGAATCCAGCAGGCGTTGCAACAAGCGAAACAAGCACTCGATCAAGGGGTGCCTGTTGAAACGGTTCTCGATCGGACGCGCGAAGCACTTCAATTCGAAGGGACGACGATCGATTACGTCGAAGCTGTCGACTATCCATCACTAGGACCCGTTACGGAACAAACGACGACGATTCTCTTAGCTGTCGCCGTGCAGTTTGCATCGGCACGCTTGATCGATAATTTACTATATACGAGAGGAGCATGA
- the panB gene encoding 3-methyl-2-oxobutanoate hydroxymethyltransferase yields the protein MHTMSPLLKKQQAGEKLVMLTAYDYPSAKLSEAAGVDMLLVGDSLGNVILGYDSTIAVTVDDMVHHARAVRRGAPQTFMIVDMPFASYHGSFDRTLESAARIFQESQADALKLEGAGEILKTIRRLTDAGMPCVAHLGLTPQSVGVLEGFKVQGKSLEAAEQLIADSLEAERAGAKMLVLECVPHPLAKRIQELLSIPVIGIGAGADVAGQVLVYHDILTYGVGRLPKFVKAYTDWNTSGTEAIATYVKDVKAGAFPELAHSFQMDEELIGALYGGTKE from the coding sequence ATGCACACAATGAGTCCATTACTCAAAAAACAACAAGCTGGAGAGAAGCTCGTCATGTTGACGGCGTATGATTATCCTTCAGCAAAACTATCAGAGGCAGCAGGAGTTGATATGTTGCTCGTCGGCGATTCCCTCGGGAACGTCATCCTCGGCTATGACTCAACGATTGCTGTCACGGTCGACGACATGGTTCATCATGCGCGAGCGGTACGCCGCGGCGCACCACAGACGTTCATGATCGTCGATATGCCGTTCGCAAGCTATCACGGTTCATTTGATCGCACGCTTGAATCAGCAGCGCGTATCTTCCAAGAATCGCAGGCAGATGCCTTGAAGCTGGAAGGGGCAGGGGAGATTTTAAAGACGATTCGTCGTTTGACGGACGCTGGGATGCCTTGTGTCGCGCATCTCGGATTAACACCACAATCCGTCGGTGTCCTTGAAGGATTTAAAGTCCAGGGGAAATCACTAGAAGCAGCCGAACAACTGATTGCAGACAGTTTGGAAGCAGAGCGTGCCGGAGCGAAGATGCTCGTCCTCGAATGTGTGCCGCATCCGCTCGCGAAACGCATTCAAGAGCTCCTCTCGATTCCGGTCATCGGCATCGGTGCCGGTGCAGACGTCGCCGGCCAAGTACTTGTCTATCATGACATCTTGACGTATGGTGTCGGTCGTTTACCGAAGTTCGTTAAAGCGTATACGGATTGGAATACTTCAGGAACGGAAGCAATCGCTACTTACGTCAAAGACGTCAAAGCCGGTGCCTTCCCTGAACTAGCACATTCGTTCCAGATGGACGAAGAATTGATTGGTGCGCTTTATGGAGGGACTAAAGAATGA